The following coding sequences lie in one Bdellovibrionales bacterium genomic window:
- a CDS encoding FkbM family methyltransferase produces MLELLKLYSHLPNFKGKNFLGQRVFARTLSGQMFLDQEMQDGFKLSLDVQDRMQRMIYIKRCHEPETEKVLKKLISKAKVFCDIGANFGYFSFLAQQLEPQAQIYSFEPLPKNIENFKKNLKLNAFSKIELVEACLSDQIGETEFLLPPAGESGWGRMAHRDLFSGEKIKRSVITLDSFFLQRKINQCDLIKIDVEGYEFKVLQGARNVIAKFKPQICIELNEPCLIDTGTSGEEIFKHLKSLGYRMHSISSSGELNAVDHPLKSYEYMNYIALMN; encoded by the coding sequence ATGCTAGAACTGCTTAAACTTTATTCTCATCTTCCGAACTTTAAAGGAAAAAACTTTCTAGGTCAGAGAGTATTCGCTCGTACTCTCTCGGGCCAAATGTTTCTCGATCAAGAGATGCAGGATGGATTTAAACTTTCTTTAGATGTTCAGGATCGAATGCAGCGAATGATCTACATCAAGCGTTGCCACGAGCCCGAGACGGAGAAAGTCCTTAAAAAATTAATCTCCAAGGCTAAAGTATTTTGCGATATTGGAGCCAATTTCGGCTATTTCAGTTTTTTGGCGCAACAGCTCGAGCCTCAGGCACAAATCTATTCCTTCGAGCCTCTTCCTAAAAACATCGAAAATTTCAAAAAGAATTTAAAACTGAATGCCTTTTCTAAAATTGAGCTTGTTGAGGCGTGTTTGAGCGACCAAATTGGCGAAACTGAGTTTCTTTTGCCTCCCGCCGGAGAGAGTGGTTGGGGAAGAATGGCTCATCGCGATTTATTTTCAGGTGAAAAAATAAAACGCTCTGTCATCACTCTTGATAGTTTTTTTCTACAGCGGAAAATAAATCAGTGTGACCTTATCAAGATTGATGTGGAAGGTTACGAATTTAAAGTGCTTCAAGGCGCAAGAAATGTGATCGCTAAATTTAAGCCGCAGATTTGCATCGAATTGAATGAGCCTTGTTTGATCGATACCGGAACTTCGGGTGAGGAAATTTTCAAACATCTTAAAAGTTTGGGATACAGAATGCATAGCATATCCTCATCGGGTGAACTCAATGCCGTCGATCATCCTCTAAAGTCCTATGAATACATGAACTATATTGCGCTGATGAATTAG
- a CDS encoding peptidylprolyl isomerase yields the protein MKIDTKKTYTAEIETNKGKFTIELFAKDAPKAVNNFVFLAKEGFYKDIVFHRIIKSFMIQTGDPQGNGSGGPGYNFEDELNGPHKYGPGIVAMANAGPNTNGSQFFVCTGFDSANLNRMPNYTIFGRIKEGMATVDKIAATPVKGNDQGEMSTPKEKVFIKSVKITEK from the coding sequence ATGAAGATCGATACAAAAAAAACGTATACTGCCGAAATCGAAACCAACAAAGGTAAGTTCACCATAGAGCTTTTCGCAAAAGATGCTCCTAAGGCCGTGAACAACTTTGTATTTCTCGCGAAAGAGGGATTTTACAAAGACATCGTATTCCATCGAATTATTAAATCTTTTATGATCCAAACTGGAGATCCTCAAGGCAATGGGAGCGGTGGTCCTGGTTATAATTTTGAGGACGAACTCAATGGTCCTCATAAATACGGCCCCGGGATTGTGGCAATGGCGAATGCGGGACCTAATACCAACGGAAGCCAGTTTTTTGTTTGCACGGGTTTTGACTCCGCCAATCTCAACCGTATGCCCAATTACACTATTTTTGGGAGAATTAAGGAAGGCATGGCTACAGTCGATAAAATTGCAGCAACTCCGGTCAAAGGGAATGATCAAGGTGAGATGAGTACTCCCAAGGAAAAAGTTTTCATTAAATCCGTAAAAATCACAGAAAAATAA